Proteins from one Oenanthe melanoleuca isolate GR-GAL-2019-014 chromosome 1, OMel1.0, whole genome shotgun sequence genomic window:
- the TXNDC9 gene encoding thioredoxin domain-containing protein 9 isoform X1, with translation MLLWPVCARCSQSRSEETTFQLKMAADTPVDILQKVLENEILQSAKVVEEHLDAEIQKLDQMDEDELEHLKQRRLEALRKSQQQKQEWLSKGHGEYREIPSERDFFQEVKESKNVVCHFYRDTTFRCQIMDKHLTVLAKKHIETKFLKLNAEKSPFLCERLRIKVIPTLALIKDGKTQDYVVGFTDLGNTDDFTTETLEWRLGCADVINYSGNLMDPPFQSQKKYGTSFTKLDKKTIRGKIYDSDSDDD, from the exons ATGCTTCTCTGGCCTGTGTGTGCAAGGTGTTCACAGAGCCG CTCTGAAGAGACCACTTTCCAGCTAAAGATGGCTGCTGATACCCCTGTTGATATCCTTCAAAAAGTTTTGGAGAATGAAATACTTCAGTCAGCCAAGGTTGTGGAAGAACATCTGGATGCTGAAATACAGAAGCTGGACCAAATGGATGAAGATGAATTGGAACACCTTAAACAGAGGAGGCTTGAGGCCCTAAGAaagagccagcagcagaaacaa GAGTGGCTTTCAAAAGGACATGGAGAATATAGAGAAATCCCAAGCGAGAGAGACTTTTTCCAAGAAGtcaaagaaagtaaaaatgtgGTTTGCCATTTCTATAGAGATACAACGTTCAG GTGCCAAATAATGGACAAACATTTGACTGTATTGGCAAAAAAGCATATTGAGACAAAATTCTTGAaattaaatgctgaaaaatctCCTTTCTTGTGCGAGAGACTGCGCATCAAAGTAATTCCCACTCTAGCACTAataaaagatggaaaaacaCAAGACTACGTCGTGGGCTTTACTGACCTCGGTAACACTGATGACTTCACTACAGAAACCTTAGAATGGAGATTAGGCTGTGCAGATGTAATTAATTACAG TGGAAACTTGATGGACCCACCTTTTCAAAGTCAAAAGAAATATGGAACAAGCTTTACAAAGCTGGACAAGAAGACCATCAGAGGAAAGATATATGATTCAGATTCTGACGATGACTAG
- the TXNDC9 gene encoding thioredoxin domain-containing protein 9 isoform X2, with amino-acid sequence MAADTPVDILQKVLENEILQSAKVVEEHLDAEIQKLDQMDEDELEHLKQRRLEALRKSQQQKQEWLSKGHGEYREIPSERDFFQEVKESKNVVCHFYRDTTFRCQIMDKHLTVLAKKHIETKFLKLNAEKSPFLCERLRIKVIPTLALIKDGKTQDYVVGFTDLGNTDDFTTETLEWRLGCADVINYSGNLMDPPFQSQKKYGTSFTKLDKKTIRGKIYDSDSDDD; translated from the exons ATGGCTGCTGATACCCCTGTTGATATCCTTCAAAAAGTTTTGGAGAATGAAATACTTCAGTCAGCCAAGGTTGTGGAAGAACATCTGGATGCTGAAATACAGAAGCTGGACCAAATGGATGAAGATGAATTGGAACACCTTAAACAGAGGAGGCTTGAGGCCCTAAGAaagagccagcagcagaaacaa GAGTGGCTTTCAAAAGGACATGGAGAATATAGAGAAATCCCAAGCGAGAGAGACTTTTTCCAAGAAGtcaaagaaagtaaaaatgtgGTTTGCCATTTCTATAGAGATACAACGTTCAG GTGCCAAATAATGGACAAACATTTGACTGTATTGGCAAAAAAGCATATTGAGACAAAATTCTTGAaattaaatgctgaaaaatctCCTTTCTTGTGCGAGAGACTGCGCATCAAAGTAATTCCCACTCTAGCACTAataaaagatggaaaaacaCAAGACTACGTCGTGGGCTTTACTGACCTCGGTAACACTGATGACTTCACTACAGAAACCTTAGAATGGAGATTAGGCTGTGCAGATGTAATTAATTACAG TGGAAACTTGATGGACCCACCTTTTCAAAGTCAAAAGAAATATGGAACAAGCTTTACAAAGCTGGACAAGAAGACCATCAGAGGAAAGATATATGATTCAGATTCTGACGATGACTAG